One Lentisphaera araneosa HTCC2155 DNA window includes the following coding sequences:
- a CDS encoding sulfatase family protein — protein MLKFILISFFSVFALSAKTPNIVILLADDLGYKDIACYKGPVETPNIDSLAVKGTKFETFYSGSAVCSPSRATLITGRHHIRTGIYSWVHDATQKTHLLEREITLAEMLKEKGYMTAHFGKWHLGMTGKKAKKPNPDAHGFDYWFATGNNAAPSHKNPNNFVRNGKEVGPLEGYSAQLVVDDAINWLDKREDTESPFFMNVWFHEPHKKMAAPEDIIKKYKDQKKSKNEDLYSATIDNTDQAVGRLLNKLAEVAKPEDTLIIYSSDNGSFLSERTEPFLGNKGSNYQGGLRVPGIISWPGHVKESQVVQETAALVDIMPTLRAIVENPNPSGLHLDGTDLSPLLFAEPAKFERQQALFWHLHKAKAIVAMRQGKYMIHAAPDYDMKKANLFDEKLIPIVKSGKYKDFELFDLELDPGQEKNIASQNPELTQKLIKQLYQINDSIMADGTDWHLK, from the coding sequence ATGCTCAAGTTTATTCTCATTTCGTTTTTCAGCGTCTTTGCGCTCTCCGCAAAAACTCCCAACATAGTCATTCTGCTTGCAGATGATCTTGGCTACAAAGATATTGCTTGTTATAAGGGTCCAGTCGAAACTCCAAACATTGATTCTCTGGCTGTAAAAGGCACCAAGTTCGAGACCTTTTATTCTGGTAGCGCCGTTTGCTCTCCTTCGCGAGCCACCCTCATTACTGGGCGTCACCATATAAGAACGGGAATATATAGCTGGGTTCACGACGCCACCCAAAAAACTCATCTACTCGAAAGAGAAATCACCCTCGCTGAAATGCTTAAAGAAAAGGGCTATATGACGGCTCACTTTGGTAAGTGGCACCTCGGTATGACAGGTAAAAAAGCGAAAAAACCAAATCCCGATGCCCACGGTTTTGATTATTGGTTTGCCACGGGAAACAATGCTGCTCCGAGTCACAAAAACCCCAATAACTTTGTTCGCAATGGCAAAGAAGTTGGTCCTTTAGAAGGTTATTCAGCTCAGCTTGTTGTGGACGATGCCATCAACTGGCTCGATAAGCGTGAAGATACAGAATCTCCTTTTTTCATGAATGTTTGGTTTCACGAACCCCACAAAAAAATGGCCGCTCCAGAAGACATCATCAAAAAATACAAAGATCAAAAAAAGTCTAAAAACGAAGACCTCTACTCAGCTACGATCGACAACACGGATCAAGCTGTTGGACGATTGCTCAACAAACTTGCGGAAGTCGCAAAGCCTGAAGACACACTCATTATCTACAGTTCCGATAACGGCAGTTTTTTAAGCGAACGCACTGAACCTTTTTTAGGTAATAAAGGAAGCAATTACCAAGGCGGCTTACGCGTCCCAGGAATTATTTCTTGGCCAGGTCATGTCAAAGAAAGTCAAGTCGTTCAAGAAACCGCAGCCTTGGTAGATATCATGCCCACATTAAGAGCGATTGTAGAAAACCCCAACCCATCAGGCCTTCACTTGGATGGTACTGACCTCAGCCCCCTACTCTTTGCGGAACCCGCAAAATTTGAACGTCAGCAAGCTCTCTTTTGGCATCTTCACAAAGCTAAGGCCATTGTTGCTATGCGTCAGGGTAAATACATGATACATGCCGCACCTGATTACGACATGAAAAAAGCCAACCTCTTTGATGAAAAGCTTATCCCCATCGTAAAAAGTGGTAAGTACAAAGACTTTGAGCTCTTTGATTTAGAGCTCGATCCGGGTCAAGAAAAAAATATTGCTAGTCAAAATCCCGAGCTCACTCAAAAGCTCATCAAGCAGCTTTACCAAATCAACGATAGCATCATGGCTGACGGCACAGACTGGCATTTAAAGTAG
- a CDS encoding ISNCY-like element ISLar6 family transposase — MNDTLFSEYFIGELQQTAGILSGPLKIAGEIILLPEFEGIRKAIESDQFQLSMDRAATKNREFKNGNTKKHPPAELVVALFIARHFYNNCYGERGYSMLCENSSLHQFIGRLGIGKFPSRNTIHEQISALSEHTLTLFHQAILNCVKACDLDDFSAVIIDSTAIKADSSWPVDSALLKNLSCKVMKNIQKVHDKLPCLERRGIPLKRLQNYCDDMSNLDFVISMFKGKKGAKKMRYKSYTQELLPRCRKFITRLEKVLPKIKQHCSSIKSSMLDEDFSRFIDKVLMVEHRFKMAPEDYDAKTARKIYSMSDDDAAFIKKGGRETVFGYRPNFAFSANGFLTSFILESGNTSDSKVFADCLVENKKMTGESAMMVSVDDGYSSATNLDYAIEQGVELVSISGSKGKKLLGEEIYESENYQLARNIRSISEAGISKMKNYHNLERFTVCGLKRVRQETLISTIGFNLERLYQLLSQIELQVAA, encoded by the coding sequence ATGAACGATACTCTTTTTTCCGAATATTTCATCGGGGAACTACAACAAACGGCAGGAATTTTAAGCGGTCCGCTGAAGATTGCGGGGGAAATCATACTTCTTCCTGAATTTGAAGGGATCCGAAAAGCGATTGAGAGTGATCAATTCCAGTTGAGTATGGATAGGGCCGCTACTAAAAATCGCGAATTTAAAAATGGCAATACCAAAAAGCATCCACCAGCGGAATTAGTGGTTGCCTTGTTCATAGCCCGTCACTTTTATAATAATTGTTACGGGGAACGCGGCTATAGCATGTTATGTGAGAACAGTTCATTACATCAATTTATCGGGCGCCTAGGCATCGGGAAGTTCCCTTCACGCAATACGATTCATGAACAGATTTCTGCACTTTCTGAACATACCCTTACACTTTTTCATCAAGCTATTTTGAACTGTGTCAAAGCATGTGACTTAGATGATTTCTCAGCAGTAATCATTGATTCCACAGCCATCAAAGCCGATTCGTCCTGGCCGGTTGATAGTGCATTACTGAAGAACCTTAGTTGTAAAGTTATGAAAAATATTCAGAAAGTACATGATAAGCTCCCTTGCCTTGAACGTAGAGGAATCCCTCTCAAACGTCTACAGAATTACTGTGATGATATGAGTAACTTGGATTTTGTGATTTCGATGTTTAAAGGGAAGAAAGGAGCCAAGAAAATGAGGTATAAGTCTTATACACAAGAACTTTTGCCGAGGTGTCGAAAATTTATAACACGCCTGGAAAAGGTTCTACCTAAAATCAAACAGCACTGTAGCAGTATAAAGTCCTCGATGCTTGATGAAGATTTTTCTCGCTTTATTGATAAAGTTTTGATGGTTGAGCACCGCTTTAAGATGGCTCCTGAGGACTACGATGCCAAGACGGCAAGAAAAATTTACAGTATGAGTGATGACGACGCTGCCTTTATCAAAAAAGGCGGTCGTGAAACAGTTTTTGGTTATCGTCCAAACTTTGCTTTTAGTGCCAATGGTTTTCTGACTTCTTTCATTTTGGAATCTGGAAATACCAGTGACAGTAAAGTCTTTGCAGATTGCCTTGTGGAAAATAAAAAAATGACTGGAGAATCCGCTATGATGGTCAGTGTTGATGATGGATATAGCTCTGCAACGAATTTGGATTACGCCATAGAACAGGGAGTGGAATTAGTCAGTATCAGCGGTTCAAAGGGCAAGAAGCTTCTGGGAGAAGAAATTTATGAAAGTGAAAACTATCAGCTGGCGAGAAACATCCGCTCAATCTCTGAAGCGGGGATTTCAAAGATGAAGAACTATCACAATCTTGAGAGGTTTACCGTTTGTGGCTTAAAGAGAGTTCGACAGGAAACGCTCATAAGCACTATAGGGTTCAACTTGGAGAGACTCTACCAGTTATTATCTCAAATCGAACTTCAAGTTGCTGCGTAG
- a CDS encoding type II secretion system protein, producing the protein MKKFTLIELLVVVAIIGILASLLMPSLSKARKKAKKAICVNNQKQIATALFMYTDDSNGHFPINTSGDLIKNISWADRISTYLSLNLTETQIKNRDFGIIDGKNQVTSYPAFSCPELIPSNAGYADLTVTAYNPSRFQLTNSGDVKGKKRGWMAPWVKDATDGVSMTVNEINNKSILIAEGKEQVLGTASNTDVEITDYQSEQNDPTIWLHEGYKLNWTMADGSVQYMNFMQTTLPLYDAWGTNDVRETLWDCWQ; encoded by the coding sequence ATGAAAAAATTTACATTGATTGAACTTTTAGTTGTGGTGGCCATCATAGGGATTTTGGCTTCTTTACTCATGCCTTCATTGAGTAAGGCCCGTAAGAAAGCAAAGAAAGCTATTTGTGTGAATAATCAAAAACAAATTGCAACAGCTCTTTTTATGTACACAGATGATTCAAATGGACACTTTCCAATTAATACATCTGGTGATCTTATAAAAAATATCAGTTGGGCTGATCGTATCTCAACTTACCTCAGTTTAAATTTGACTGAAACGCAAATAAAAAACAGAGATTTTGGAATCATAGATGGTAAGAACCAAGTGACGAGTTATCCAGCTTTTTCATGTCCAGAATTGATTCCGAGTAATGCTGGTTATGCAGATTTAACTGTCACAGCTTACAACCCGAGTAGGTTTCAACTGACTAATAGTGGCGATGTCAAAGGTAAAAAAAGAGGTTGGATGGCTCCTTGGGTAAAGGATGCAACTGATGGGGTGAGTATGACTGTAAATGAAATTAATAATAAGTCGATATTAATCGCAGAAGGCAAAGAGCAGGTTCTTGGTACAGCATCTAATACGGATGTGGAAATTACAGATTATCAGAGCGAGCAAAATGATCCAACGATTTGGCTACATGAGGGCTATAAATTAAACTGGACAATGGCGGATGGATCAGTTCAGTATATGAATTTTATGCAGACAACCTTACCACTGTACGATGCCTGGGGCACTAATGATGTGCGTGAGACACTGTGGGATTGTTGGCAGTAG
- a CDS encoding DUF1592 domain-containing protein, with protein sequence MDIKFYCPHCDQKLVCEDSAAGQNIECPQCASSIAVPNAAAAEEVTPQEPLVSEPQVVDSSNQPQKRPKTNPSRKKTMRGSNPTKARSSTRRKTRVQQKSGNGLLVTAFLFIVFTGAAIFFFKDKFQSAMVDDQKIAKNNAPKVGEPLEASEEASASENNELDKSSFEEDDYSEPAVIESTAPYVKPEPVGPPEIKGVDEKVQPFLTQYCLDCHNNSKDKGELNLEELNGFHTNADTLEMWHDIYDQIKEGEMPPEEENQPSEQERKSMMAWIQKQMVAGKEDMKKATYTHLRRLNNNEYNRTVGDLLKIDTSLLDLSRNFPTDELKENFKNNGEALQVSSFHLEAYIEAAEEAINKAVYFGDKPEIQTNTFRPPYSKSNNVLKAARVLGKDKFMDLVEQRSYAFHPEQLSGVPESGYYKVTAKVQARNRKHDLNPKSFKVPQDQLLRASIVLTDPRTGDSNYFTASDRTAQEFELKDEKVMEVSGKYWIDKGYTAKIGFPNSIPFFKPAKGKFDRKKFKKFYKGRTGPFGGFLAAQDVMRDHGPVVRVFEYKIEGPFYDEWPIASHKNLFAKKTLNEININTAIDSFASRAFRRSIKSEDTAAIKAMMKRLLSSGFTKEESIKAGLVAVLSSPQFFYLQENEGTLNDYALANRLSYFLWSSMPDKELMAYAKAGRLRHPSILEKQVIRMMKSPKIEGFINNFSDGWLQLNKLGTMPPDRKQNVDYYVNDLEHAGRQETLHFVKDLLYSNGKIRNFLNSDYTFMNRGLATFYGRKDVSSFKYNAYKKVKLSDPRRGGLLGQMSLLTATADGIDTTPVVRGAWVVENIFGEHLKEPPGVPAIEPDIRGAKTIRQLLVQHTTDKNCASCHDKIDPPGFALENFDHVGRWRDNYNENRKKMQVMPVDASGRMARGQRFDDIVDFKKILISKQDVFTQALTTKLLTYALGREVRSFEKAKVASIGRRKENFRDLVMAVVKSDLFRRK encoded by the coding sequence ATGGATATAAAATTTTATTGCCCTCATTGTGACCAAAAGTTGGTTTGCGAAGACAGTGCTGCTGGTCAAAATATAGAATGTCCCCAGTGTGCAAGTTCTATTGCTGTTCCTAATGCGGCAGCAGCTGAAGAGGTGACGCCTCAGGAGCCATTAGTAAGTGAGCCTCAAGTCGTCGACTCGAGTAATCAGCCACAGAAACGCCCCAAAACTAATCCTTCGCGTAAAAAAACGATGCGGGGATCTAACCCTACAAAAGCTCGGAGTTCAACAAGAAGAAAAACTCGTGTTCAGCAAAAAAGTGGTAATGGCCTACTGGTCACTGCTTTTCTATTTATTGTGTTTACTGGAGCGGCCATATTTTTCTTTAAAGACAAATTCCAGTCTGCGATGGTGGACGATCAGAAGATTGCTAAAAATAATGCACCTAAAGTAGGGGAGCCTTTAGAAGCCTCTGAAGAGGCTAGCGCGTCGGAGAATAATGAGTTAGATAAGAGTTCATTTGAAGAAGATGATTATTCTGAGCCAGCAGTGATCGAATCTACAGCCCCTTACGTGAAGCCTGAACCTGTAGGACCTCCAGAAATCAAAGGAGTTGATGAAAAAGTTCAGCCTTTTTTAACTCAATATTGCCTCGATTGCCACAATAATAGCAAAGATAAAGGCGAGTTGAATTTGGAAGAACTCAATGGCTTTCATACCAATGCAGACACCTTAGAAATGTGGCATGATATATATGATCAAATCAAAGAGGGCGAGATGCCTCCTGAAGAGGAAAATCAACCGAGTGAGCAAGAACGAAAAAGTATGATGGCTTGGATTCAGAAGCAGATGGTCGCAGGCAAAGAAGATATGAAAAAGGCGACTTATACCCATTTGCGTCGACTTAATAACAATGAGTATAACAGAACAGTTGGCGATTTGCTAAAAATTGATACCTCCTTGCTCGATCTAAGTAGAAATTTCCCCACTGATGAGCTTAAAGAAAATTTTAAGAATAATGGTGAAGCCCTTCAGGTGTCGTCATTTCACTTAGAGGCATATATAGAGGCAGCAGAGGAGGCCATAAATAAAGCGGTCTATTTTGGCGATAAGCCAGAAATTCAAACGAATACTTTTCGTCCCCCGTACTCAAAAAGTAATAATGTTTTAAAAGCTGCAAGAGTTTTAGGCAAAGATAAGTTTATGGACCTTGTGGAGCAACGTTCTTACGCTTTTCACCCGGAGCAACTCAGTGGCGTGCCTGAGTCTGGTTATTATAAGGTGACGGCAAAAGTTCAGGCCCGCAATCGTAAGCACGATCTTAATCCCAAGTCCTTCAAAGTCCCACAGGATCAGTTACTCAGAGCCTCCATTGTGTTGACGGACCCACGAACAGGGGACTCCAATTATTTCACGGCTTCAGATAGAACGGCACAAGAGTTTGAACTTAAAGATGAAAAAGTCATGGAGGTTTCCGGTAAGTACTGGATCGATAAGGGTTACACAGCGAAAATAGGTTTTCCCAATTCTATCCCATTCTTCAAGCCTGCAAAAGGCAAATTTGATCGTAAGAAATTTAAAAAATTCTATAAAGGCAGAACAGGTCCTTTTGGTGGATTTTTAGCAGCTCAGGACGTTATGAGGGATCACGGTCCAGTTGTTCGGGTATTTGAGTACAAGATTGAGGGACCTTTTTATGACGAATGGCCAATTGCATCACATAAAAATCTATTTGCTAAAAAGACTTTAAACGAAATCAATATCAACACAGCGATTGATTCATTTGCGAGCCGAGCATTTAGGAGATCGATTAAGTCTGAAGATACTGCAGCGATTAAAGCAATGATGAAACGCTTATTAAGTAGTGGTTTCACGAAAGAAGAAAGTATTAAGGCAGGTTTAGTAGCGGTCCTGTCTTCACCCCAATTCTTTTACTTACAGGAAAATGAAGGCACCTTAAATGATTATGCCTTAGCAAATCGCCTTTCTTACTTTCTTTGGTCATCTATGCCTGATAAAGAGTTAATGGCTTATGCGAAAGCCGGGAGGTTACGTCACCCAAGCATATTAGAAAAGCAAGTTATACGCATGATGAAAAGTCCCAAGATTGAGGGCTTTATTAATAATTTTTCGGATGGTTGGCTGCAACTCAATAAACTCGGAACGATGCCTCCCGACCGCAAGCAGAATGTTGATTATTACGTCAATGACTTAGAGCATGCCGGGCGTCAAGAAACACTTCATTTTGTTAAAGACTTGTTGTATAGCAATGGGAAAATAAGAAACTTCCTCAATTCAGATTACACCTTTATGAACAGAGGTTTAGCGACTTTTTATGGTCGAAAAGATGTTTCCTCATTTAAGTACAATGCCTATAAAAAAGTGAAGTTGTCAGATCCACGAAGAGGTGGGCTTTTAGGACAAATGAGTTTGCTCACAGCAACGGCAGACGGCATTGATACGACTCCGGTTGTTCGAGGTGCTTGGGTGGTAGAAAATATTTTTGGAGAGCACTTAAAAGAACCCCCTGGAGTTCCTGCGATTGAGCCTGATATCAGAGGGGCAAAAACCATTCGTCAGCTTTTAGTTCAGCATACGACGGATAAAAATTGTGCTTCTTGCCACGATAAAATTGATCCGCCGGGTTTTGCCTTGGAAAACTTTGATCATGTAGGGCGTTGGCGTGATAACTATAATGAAAACCGTAAGAAAATGCAGGTCATGCCAGTGGATGCTTCTGGAAGAATGGCAAGAGGTCAACGCTTTGATGATATCGTGGACTTTAAAAAAATCCTTATCTCCAAGCAAGATGTCTTTACTCAGGCCTTAACGACAAAACTTCTTACTTATGCTTTAGGGCGCGAAGTTCGTTCTTTTGAAAAAGCAAAAGTCGCCAGCATTGGCCGAAGAAAAGAAAACTTTAGAGATCTTGTTATGGCGGTTGTGAAATCTGATTTATTTCGCCGGAAGTGA
- a CDS encoding DUF1552 domain-containing protein, which yields MNRRTLLRGAGVALALPNLELFADVKKPEKIRRFVGFCGPLGVYPPTFFPQRGGKDYQLTETTQPLEAHKKDITIFKNLDHGLRGGHKGIHAFLSGVKLQDATSNILYPEKNISLDQKFADAVGHKTRFHSFAVCPSEKNRLGLMNTTTWTKNGIAVPNIEDPLILFNKLFKQDSPDQIQQNLRQTDIRKSILDAVLVQSKTMNAKLGRADQQKMDQYFTSIRELEQKIQLRRKWINMDKPRVRDFNNNAGSQDELFGIFFELLHLALTTDSTRSAVFHVPFGIDLSGIGVDNRGYHGCSHHGKSPEIVADLKKVDTFLMKTLSDFIAKLKESQILDDTVVLFGSGMSDGSPHSNECLPVIVAGGGFNHGEHKIYSTEPGKKIPLCNLYLTILQSLGLEIDRFSNSTGTINSFGMV from the coding sequence ATGAATCGAAGAACTTTATTGAGAGGCGCCGGTGTCGCTCTAGCTTTGCCTAATTTAGAGCTGTTTGCCGATGTGAAAAAACCTGAGAAAATCAGGCGTTTCGTAGGCTTCTGTGGCCCTTTAGGAGTTTATCCACCCACATTTTTCCCTCAGAGAGGCGGAAAGGATTACCAACTGACAGAAACGACTCAGCCCTTGGAAGCTCACAAAAAAGATATCACGATTTTTAAAAACTTAGACCACGGTTTAAGAGGTGGGCACAAGGGTATACACGCTTTTTTGAGCGGAGTAAAGTTACAAGATGCTACATCTAATATTCTTTATCCCGAAAAGAATATTAGCCTCGATCAAAAATTTGCCGACGCGGTAGGGCACAAGACACGTTTTCATTCATTTGCGGTATGCCCATCAGAGAAAAATCGCTTGGGTTTAATGAATACGACCACATGGACGAAAAACGGTATTGCGGTGCCCAACATCGAAGATCCACTGATTCTTTTTAATAAGTTGTTCAAACAAGATAGCCCAGATCAGATTCAGCAGAACCTCCGCCAAACCGATATTCGCAAAAGTATTTTAGATGCGGTTTTAGTTCAATCGAAGACGATGAACGCCAAGCTAGGTCGTGCGGATCAACAAAAAATGGATCAGTATTTTACTTCTATTCGCGAGTTGGAGCAAAAAATTCAGCTCCGTAGAAAATGGATTAATATGGACAAACCACGAGTGAGAGACTTCAATAATAATGCAGGGAGTCAAGATGAGCTTTTTGGCATCTTTTTTGAGCTCTTGCATTTAGCTTTAACGACGGACTCAACGAGATCAGCCGTTTTTCACGTTCCCTTTGGAATTGATTTAAGTGGGATAGGAGTCGACAATCGCGGTTACCACGGTTGTTCACACCACGGTAAGAGTCCTGAAATAGTCGCAGACCTTAAAAAGGTCGATACCTTTCTTATGAAAACATTGTCGGACTTTATTGCTAAGCTCAAAGAGAGTCAAATCTTAGATGACACTGTGGTATTATTCGGTAGTGGCATGAGCGATGGTTCGCCGCATAGTAATGAGTGTCTCCCAGTCATTGTGGCTGGAGGTGGATTTAATCATGGTGAGCACAAAATCTACTCAACAGAGCCAGGAAAGAAAATCCCTTTGTGTAACCTTTACTTGACTATTTTACAGTCTTTGGGTTTAGAGATTGATCGCTTCTCAAATAGTACGGGAACCATTAATAGTTTTGGGATGGTTTAA